The Hevea brasiliensis isolate MT/VB/25A 57/8 chromosome 1, ASM3005281v1, whole genome shotgun sequence DNA segment TCCCTTAGGCTATATATCTCCACCAGGTAATCCCATTGGGAATCAAGAGATGAATATTCGAAAATCCTGAGAACTTTGCAATCACTAGTTCTTGGGTCAAATCCGAATTCTACTATTTCCAATGAAATAGAATGATGAGGAGGACGCGGAACGTTCGATTCAGGTAGGATCTTAGTTTCTGTGGTTGTAGGGTTCCATAGAACGATGTTACTTTCAGAGTCATAAATATCATCCCATAATCCTAGCAAATCCTCAACGTAATATACATCACGGAGACAAATTAAACCATTACAGCAAGAACCCACAATGTCAATAAATGAACATTTTTCAATTATATCCTTTGGATATGGTATCTCCTGAGGAGCAGACAAATCGAATGTATCAGAGGAGAGGAAGGAAAAAGCATAATCCTCAAAATCCTCAGCGTTATAATCCTCAAATTTGACAAGGACACGGGGATTGGCATTCAAATCTTCAGAATCAGAATCAGAGAGTAGGttcttatatatataattaggatCAGAAAAGAGAGCACACCAAGATTTGCAGACGCATCTGAATCTGATGAGGCATATGACGGGTAATCTGAACAAGATGTTGAGTACCAAATGTTTAGGCAGATAATCAACAGCCATGGTAGATACTAGTTTTCTTGATCAGAATGCCAAGAAAGATAGCCGAAAGAAGAGAGCACACTTCTCACAAATATCAAATTCTTAGCCACTAGGTAAGAACACTGATTTGGAAGCTTCCAATGGTATACTGATTTGGAAGCTTCCAATTGTGTACGACATGCCATATATGGCTTAAAAAAATAAACCAATGGTGGTTGACAaacatataatttattaattaaattataatgatatatcttttatattatttaaaaaacatGTCTAAGCTTAGTTTgaaatcttttaattaaattattttaaaattaaataataaatattttatattttttaaaatacatatttaagtttcaaatttgaaaattttgtcacattactaaaaattaataattaaaagtaaaattatcTAGTTGTATTAAAAGTATAAACAATATGAATAATTTGATGCACTTTGCAAATGTGCAGGTCCTCATAGTTATTCTAATAGATAAATTAAAACTATAAATTGGATTGATTTTGTCTAAAACTCCAATTGTTTGGCCCAATTTTTATGTTGAGGCCATCAAATTTTCATGACTTTTAATGTTGAGGTTATACTAAATTTGACTAAAATTGAGTTCAAATGTAATATAAATTTATGTGATAAAacatttattttgacaattaattTGAATGACTATAATATGGAAAATGGATAACAAAAAAGTTATATTACGTCAAAGTTTTTTTAGTATATTAACAAGATGAAAACAAAAGTCAAACAAAAACGTGGAGGAAAagctaaaatttcaattttttttttatcaaatatatgTGATGATTTTCCAAAGGGGTGAGAATACGCTTTGCCATCTTAATGCTTTGAGTAACACTAGTCTATGCGTTCCAATCTTGAAAGTGCTAAAGAGCTCTCATATTAATCACAGTTGGTTGAAAGCATCTCTAAAGGTTAAAATATTTGGTCACAAATCAATCACAGCATGAAGGCTTTAACGTGAATTTTTTATGTTGATCATCCATCACACCACTAACACTTTTACCACTAGATAACTTGCTATTTAATTTCTAACTTATTGTACCAATCATTGACATTTTTACcagtttcttatatatatatatatatatatatatatatatatttgattcatTGGAAAAGGGACTTGACGCTCAATACAATAGGCTATAGCCAACATTACATGTAGGTTTTAGAAAAGTgtttagaaataaaaaataaagaaaaatcatGGTTAAAACAGCAAGCCAGCTACCCAAAAAAATTGCCTCAAGCCAAACAAGTTAGTTCCTAGTTGAGAATTTTGCCCACTTGAACCGTCACTCCGAAGACCAAAGAGCAATGTCACCATTGAGAACAAAGCCTCACACCTAGTAGGAAAATGGAGCCAACCAAAGAACGTTGGAGTAAAAAATGACTGAAACACCTAAAGCAAAACTCCAAGAAAAATTGTACCAAGGATTCGAGTAGCAGCAACCAAGCATTTTTTGAATTAATTGAAATACATGGTCATGGAAGTCAGAATCTCTGAGACTatggggaaagaaaagaaaaggaagagatAAAGCCCAAGACTTCTCATCTCTTATAGCCAAAAGGGGTAGCCGAGCGAGGAGGCTAACACTTACACGCTCAAGATGCCGTCTTCCTTCCAACCCAACAAACTAAAGACATCTCCAAAGTTAATATCTACACCCTCACAGAAGAAGCACACCTAATACAAAAGAAACACAACTTTTTGGGAGGACTTATTCATGCTGAAGGAAATACAACTTCATCTCCTGTCTTGCATCCAAATACTAATTCTTTCTCTGGCATCAATGGGCAGTCTTGAAATTGTTCTCCATTCCTATCTAGACAGAAATATACTTGAATAACATCTTCTCCGGATTGGACTTTTCTTTATTGCAATGTATGATGGGTCTTGTTAGGTGGTTGAAAGCTCTTTTAATATCATCGATATTGTATTTAGCATTGTTTGGAGTAATGCCTGTTCCAATAAAAGAATTTTAACAAGTTTTAATACtatataagataaaaacaaaa contains these protein-coding regions:
- the LOC131169021 gene encoding F-box/kelch-repeat protein At3g06240-like — translated: MAVDYLPKHLVLNILFRLPVICLIRFRCVCKSWCALFSDPNYIYKNLLSDSDSEDLNANPRVLVKFEDYNAEDFEDYAFSFLSSDTFDLSAPQEIPYPKDIIEKCSFIDIVGSCCNGLICLRDVYYVEDLLGLWDDIYDSESNIVLWNPTTTETKILPESNVPRPPHHSISLEIVEFGFDPRTSDCKVLRIFEYSSLDSQWDYLVEIYSLRDDTWRKVDVTLNAWILPSYKYCDGFFNDHRGHTGANGTFHWRTRYHSPEDVIVSFDLCNEVIKTTGLPDPVDSFESIFSLNEYVALPLHVPYHVELWVLLEYGVKESWTKLFTIAYPEVMRPCLPLGFSRNGELFFSDLGGQLLVWNPTTEAIARVQVGGRVPWKSLQTVTYRESHIPLKGGNQLEDEQNSGDAIQS